GTGGCTCGGGACGGAATCGAACCGCCGACACGAGGATTTTCAGTCCTCTGCTCTACCGACTGAGCTACCGAGCCTTATTTAATTTTTTAGATTAATGGCGGAACCGACGGGATTCGAACCCGCGATCTCCTGCGTGACAGGCAGGCATGTTAGGCCAACTACACCACGGTTCCAGGCATTAATGGTGCCGGCGAGAGGACTTGAACCCCCAACCTACTGATTACAAGTCAGTTGCTCTACCAGTTGAGCTACACCGGCGTATATGGTGGAGGCTGAGGGGATCGAACCCCCGACCCTCTGCTTGTAAGGCAGATGCTCTCCCAGCTGAGCTAAGCCTCCTGGGTAATATGGTAGCGGCGGAGGGGATCGAACCCCCGACCTCACGGGTATGAACCGTACGCTCTAGCCAGCTGAGCTACACCGCCATATTAATAATATTGATCTTGATTGCTTGTCCATCTTAGGTAAAGATGGCGGAGAGAGAGGGATTCGAACCCTCGCACCGCTTACGCAGTCTAACCCCTTAGCAGAGGGTCCCCTTATAGCCACTTGGGTATCTCTCCAAATAGACAATCATGAACAATGCTTACAAGGATTGCTCCCTGAAAACTAGATCCGAAACGAACTTTGCGAGTTACAACCTGCATATCTTGGATAAGCCCTCGACCGATTAGTACTGGTCAGCTCCATGCATTGCTGCACTTCCACCCCCAGCCTATCTACCTCGTCGTCTTCAAGGGGTCTTACATACTGGGAAATCTCATCTTGAGGGGGGCTTCACGCTTAGATGCTTTCAGCGCTTATCCCTTCCGTACATAGCTACCCAGCGGTGCTCCTGGCGGAACAACTGGTACACCAGCGGTACGTCCATCCCGGTCCTCTCGTACTAAGGACAGCTCCTCTCAAATTTCCTACGCCCACGACAGATAGGGACCGAACTGTCTCACGACGTTCTGAACCCAGCTCGCGTACCGCTTTAATGGGCGAACAGCCCAACCCTTGGGACCTACTTCAGCCCCAGGATGCGATGAGCCGACATCGAGGTGCCAAACCTCCCCGTCGATGTGGACTCTTGGGGGAGATAAGCCTGTTATCCCCAGGGTAGCTTTTATCCGTTGAGCGATGGCCCTTCCATGCGGTACCACCGGATCACTAAGCCCGACTTTCGTCCCTGCTCGACTTGTAGGTCTCGCAGTCAAGCTCCCTTATGCCTTTGCACTCTTCGAATGATTTCCAACCATTCTGAGGGAACCTTTGGGCGCCTCCGTTACTCTTTAGGAGGCGACCGCCCCAGTCAAACTGCCCACCTGACACTGTCCCCGCACCGGATTACGGTACCAGGTTAGAACCTAGATACGATCAGGGTGGTATCCCAACGGTGCCTCCACGCAAGCTGGCGCTCACGTTTCAAAGGCTCCCACCTATCCTGTACAGATCGTACCCAAATTCAATATCAAGCTGCAGTAAAGCTCCATGGGGTCTTTCCGTCTTGTCGCGGGTAACCTGCATCTTCACAGGTATTAAAATTTCACCGGATCTCTCGTTGAGACAGCGCCCAAGTCGTTACGCCATTCGTGCGGGTCAGAATTTACCTGACAAGGAATTTCGCTACCTTAGGACCGTTATAGTTACGGCCGCCGTTTACTGGGGCTTCGGTTCACAGCTTCGGATTGCTCCTAACCGCTCCCCTTAACCTTCCAGCACCGGGCAGGCGTCAGCCCGTATACTTCGCCTTACGGCTTCGCACAGACCTGTGTTTTTGCTAAACAGTCGCTTGGGCCTTTTCACTGCGGCCCCCTCGTGCTATTCACACTACCGGGGCACCCCTTCTCCCGAAGTTACGGGGTCATTTTGCCGAGTTCCTTAACGAGAGTTCTTCCGCGCGCCTTAGAATTCTCTTCTCGCCTACCTGTGTCGGTTTGCGGTACGGGCACCATCACCTGGCTAGAGGCTTTTCTTGGCAGTGTGAGATCATGACCTTCGCTACTATAATTTTCGCTCCCCATCACAGTCCAGCCTTACGATGTGCGGATTTGCCTACACATCAGCCTCACTGCTTAGACGGACATCCATCAGTCCGCGTCACTACCCTGCTGCGTCCCCCCATTGCTCATAACGGCTTACGGTGGTACAGGAATTTCGACCTGTTGTCCTTCGACTACGCCTTTCGGCCTCGCCTTAGGTCCCGACTTACCCTGAGCGGACGAGCCTTCCTCAGGAACCCTTAGGCTTTCGGCGGATCAGATTCTCACTGATCTTTTCGTTACTCATACCGGCATTCTCACTTGTATAATGTCCAGCGCTCCTTACGGTACACCTTCAACCCTTATACAACGCTCCCCTACCCCTGATGCAAGCATCAAGCCATAGCTTCGGTGGTGTGTTTAGCCCCGTTACATTTTCGGCGCAGAGTCACTCGACCAGTGAGCTATTACGCACTCTTTCAATGGTGGCTGCTTCTAAGCCAACATCCTGGTTGTCTGTGCAACTCCACATCCTTTCCCACTTAACACACACTTGGGGACCTTAGCTGATGGTCTGGGCTGTTTCCCTTTTGACAATGGATCTTAGCACTCACTGTCTGACTCCCGGAAGTAAGTCTATGGCATTCGGAGTTTGACTGAGCTTGGTAACCCTTGCGGGCCCCGCACCCAATCAGTGCTCTACCTCCACGACTCTGTTTTCCGAGGCTAGCCCTAAAGCTATTTCGGGGAGAACCAGCTATCTCCGAGTTCGATTGGAATTTCTCCGCTACCCCCACCTCATCCCCGCACTTTTCAACGTGCGTGGGTTCGGGCCTCCAGTGCGTGTTACCGCACCTTCACCCTGGACAGGGGTAGATCACCCGGTTTCGGGTCTACGTCCACGTACTACATCGCCCTATTCAGACTCGCTTTCGCTGCGGCTCCGGCTCTTCACCTTAACCTTGCACGGGAACGTAACTCGCCGGTTCATTCTACAAAAGGCACGCCATCACCCCTAAAACGGGCTCTGACTTTTTGTAAGCACACGGTTTCAGGTTCTATTTCACTCCCCTTCCGGGGTGCTTTTCACCTTTCCCTCACGGTACTGCTTCACTATCGGTCGCTAGGAAGTATTTAGCCTTGGCAGATGGTCCTGCCGGATTCATACGGGGTTTCACGTGCCCCGCACTACTCGGGATACATCTCGGAGAGAACAGACTTTCAAGTACAGGGCTTTTACCTTCTTTGGCGGGCCTTTCCAGACCTCTTCGTTTAACCGGCTCCTTTGTAACTCCATGTGAGATGTCCCACAACCCCAGAGAGCAAGCTCTCTGGTTTGGGCTTCTCCGCGTTCGCTCGCCGCTACTGACGGAATCACTATTGTTTTCTCTTCCTCAGGGTACTTAGATGTTTCAGTTCCCCTGGTATGCCTCTGCATAACCTATGTATTCAGTTATGAGTAACTGGAAATTACCCCAGCTGGGTTTCCCCATTCGGACACCCCCGGATCAAAGCTTGCTTACAGCTCCCCGAGGCAGTTTCGTTGTTCGCCACGTCCTTCATCGGCTCCTAGCGCCTAGGCATCCTCCGTGTGCTCTTAGTAGCTTAACCATTCCGCTCGTGTTCGAGCTGTCGCTCCGCTTGTTTTGGACTACGTCCAAAGCCAAAAGTCGCTCCATTTCGATCACTTGCTCATGCAATCTACCGTTTTTATTGAAACTTGTTTTAACACAAGTTCAGCTTAAAAAGGAATGTTCTAAATCGCAAAATTTCGTTTCGATATCTAGTTTTCAAAGAACAAGCTTGTAAAATCTTGTTGGTGGAGCCAAGCGGGATCGAACCGCTGACCTCCTGCTTGCAAGGCAGGCGCTCTCCCAGCTGAGCTATGGCCCCATATTAGATTTTAAGGTATACATGGTGGGCCCTGGTGGACTCGAACCACCGGCCTCACCCTTATCAGAGGTGCGCTCTAACCAACTGAGCTAAGGGCCCACATTATATATCATATTGAAACCCGTAATGGGTTTACGCTTGGCGGCGTTCTACTCTCCCAGGACCCTGCGGTCCAAGTACCATTGACGCTGAAGGGCTTAACGGTCGTGTTCGGGATGGGAACGTGTGGAACCCCTTCGCTATCGCCACCAAACGTTTGAGAGTTTGAGCTCTCAAAACTGAGCAACGAGTGAGTAACTAGCCGACCTGGCTAGATTTTGTATTTGAATGTTTCCACGCGGGAAACGATTCTCCATAGAAAGGAGGTGATCCAGCCGCACCTTCCGATACGGCTACCTTGTTACGACTTCACCCCAATCATCTATCCCACCTTCGGCGGCTGGCTCCTTGCGGTTACCCCACCGACTTCGGGTGTTATAAACTCTCGTGGTGTGACGGGCGGTGTGTACAAGACCCGGGAACGTATTCACCGCGGCATGCTGATCCGCGATTACTAGCAATTCCGACTTCATGCAGGCGAGTTGCAGCCTGCAATCCGAACTGAGACCGGCTTTTTAGGATTCGTTCCACCTCGCGGCTTCACAGCCCGTTGTACCGGCCATTGTAGTACGTGTGTAGCCCAGGTCATAAGGGGCATGATGATTTGACGTCATCCCCACCTTCCTCCGGTTTGTCACCGGCAGTCACCTTAGAGTGCCCACCCGAAGTGCTGGCAACTAAGATCAAGGGTTGCGCTCGTTGCGGGACTTAACCCAACATCTCACGACACGAGCTGACGACAACCATGCACCACCTGTCTCCTCTGTCCCGAAGGAAAGGTACATCTCTGTACCGGTCAGAGGGATGTCAAGACCTGGTAAGGTTCTTCGCGTTGCTTCGAATTAAACCACATACTCCACTGCTTGTGCGGGTCCCCGTCAATTCCTTTGAGTTTCAGTCTTGCGACCGTACTCCCCAGGCGGAGTGCTTAATGTGTTAACTTCGGCACCAAGGGTATCGAAACCCCTAACACCTAGCACTCATCGTTTACGGCGTGGACTACCAGGGTATCTAATCCTGTTTGCTCCCCACGCTTTCGCGCCTCAGCGTCAGTTACAGCCCAGAGAGTCGCCTTCGCCACTGGTGTTCCTCCACATATCTACGCATTTCACCGCTACACGTGGAATTCCACTCTCCTCTTCTGCACTCAAGTCACCCAGTTTCCAGTGCGATCCGGGGTTGAGCCCCGGGATTAAACACCAGACTTAAATGACCGCCTGCGCGCGCTTTACGCCCAATAATTCCGGACAACGCTTGCCCCCTACGTATTACCGCGGCTGCTGGCACGTAGTTAGCCGGGGCTTTCTTCTCAGGTACCGTCACCTTGAGAGCAGTTACTCTCCCAAGCGTTCTTCCCTGGCAACAGAGCTTTACGATCCGAAAACCTTCATCACTCACGCGGCATTGCTCCGTCAGGCTTTCGCCCATTGCGGAAGATTCCCTACTGCTGCCTCCCGTAGGAGTCTGGGCCGTGTCTCAGTCCCAGTGTGGCCGATCACCCTCTCAGGTCGGCTACGCATCGTCGCCTTGGTGAGCCATTACCCCACCAACTAGCTAATGCGCCGCAGGCCCATCCCCAAGTGACAGATTGCTCCGTCTTTCCAGTTTCCTTCAGGAGAAGAAAACAACTATTCGGTATTAGCTACCGTTTCCGGTAGTTGTCCCAAGCTTGAGGGCAGGTTGCCTACGTGTTACTCACCCGTCCGCCGCTAACCATCAGAGAAGCAAGCTTCTCATCAAGTCCGCTCGACTTGCATGTATTAGGCATGCCGCCAGCGTTCGTCCTGAGCCAGGATCAAACTCTCCAATAAAGTATTGAAAAGAGCGATAAGCTCATTTTGAAACTGACGAGATTAAAAATCTCATTTATTTTGCTTTGAAAGCATACAGCCCGAAGACGTGTACCGATTTCTCAGCGTCGATCTTGCAAGCAAGATCGTTACTCACTCGTTGTTCAGTTTTCAAAGATCAAACTTAATAATTTTCTTGCTTTTTCGTCACCATTTTCTCTCAGCGGCGACTTTTATAATATACCATACTTCGTTTGTTTCAGTCAAGCTTTTTTTGAAATTCTTTTTTCGAGTTCTTATCAAACTCAATCATTTCGTCAAAAGCATTTAACCAAGCAAGCAAAGCAACGAGATATAATGTACCATATAAACATCGAAGGAGTCAACTACCCAAACAAAGAAATTTTCAAACCCAATAATAAACCAACACCCGGCAGTCCTAGAATGCTTACAGTGCCTATTGTGGCAGGGTTCAGCGGGATGTATGCTCCAGTGATCCAACCAGAATAATTAACAACATATATCCCCACCGCAGCCAGTACCAGATGAATCCCGAATGATGTAAAGAAGGATAGCACAATCCGTTTTCTAAACAAGATGATTATCAACCCTAGTAACGACATAACAAGCACACTGCCTAATATAAGACTCTTCATACTTAACACCCCCATAATTGAATGTCACACGTCCACCTACATGCCCATCCCTCGATCACCTATAACTGCCTTATTAATCCCTACACGTTTAGCACGCTTCAAATGAATCTGATATTTACGCTCCGCGGCCTCCAGCACATAGATCGCATAATCAATCTCATCCTGCCCCTGCGCCTCTTCAAACTGTCTGACAGCCCGTTCCCACTCTGCCTTGGCTTTCTGTATATCTGAATAAATCTGTTCCTCTTCCATCTCCTTTAGCATTCTTTCACGCTTCTCCACCGATCTTCCTATATTTCGCCATATAAACATAAGCTCGCTCCCTCCTAATCAGCACGACATATTCTCATACATATCAGGGAAAGGACAAACTTAGAACTGAGCTAAACAATTTAATGAATCGTTAATTTAATCTCAACGAGAAATTCTATAGACTAATAAACATACATCAGTAGAAATGAGAGACTTTACATTTAAGCGACGTTAGAAAGAGTATTAAAACAAAAAAAAGAGAGCCTAAAGGGCTCTCTAAGTAATCCAAACTTATCTATTCTTTTCAATTAGGAAATCAATCATTATAGGCGCATACTCTTAATAAGAAACACGCACAGCTATCTCATTTCCCTGCGCCCTTCCAGCGCCTTGGAAAGAGTCACTTCATCCGCATACTCCAGGTCGCCCCCAACAGGCAATCCATGGGCAATCCGAGTCACCGAGATCTCAAACGGACGGACCAGACGAGAAATATACATCGCCGTGGCCTCACCTTCGATATTCGGATTTGTAGCCAGAATCAGTTCTTTAACTCGCTCATCGCTTAAACGGGTCAATAGTTCCTTCAGACGGATATCATCCGGACCTATCCCCTCCATAGGAGAGATTGCACCCTGCAGCACATGATAGTATCCGTCAAATTCCTTGGTACGCTCCATAGCCACCAAATCTTTGGAATCCTGAACGACACAGATTACCGAGACATCCCTGGATTTATCCTGACAGATCCGACACGGGTCAGTATCCGTAATATTACAACACACCGAACAGTAATGAAGATTCCGCTTCACACTGACGAGCGCTTTGGCAAAATCAATAACGTCATCTTCCTTCATGTTAAGCACATGAAAAGCTAGTCGCGCCGCAGTCTTGGGGCCAACACCCGGCAAACGGGTGAAAGCATCAATCAGCTTCGCTATCGGTTCGGGATAATACAATCGATTGCGTCTCCTTTGATAGGATCAATTTTAATTAAAATAATCCCGGAATTTTCATACCGCCTGTGAATTTACCCATATCCTGGTTCGCAATTTCATCCGCTTTGGTCATTGCGTCATTGACTGCTGTCATAACCAGATCCTGCAGCATTTCTACATCTTCTGGATCAACCGCTTCTGGCTTGATAGTGATCGCCAGCAATTTCTTATGTCCGTTAACTTCAGCAGTTACAACACCGCCACCAGAAGTACCTTGGACTGTTTTGTCCGCCAGTTCCTCCTGTGCCTTCAGCATTTGCTCCTGCATTTTCTTCACTTGTTTCATCATTTGGTTCATGTTGTTCATGATTATTCATCTCCTTTGGTATAGTTATCGCGCCAGGCGCATGTATATCTATTCTTTGATCACTACAAGGTCCTCACCAAAGAGCTGGATGGCTTCATCAATCCAAGGCTGCTTGTTGCCTGAACCGCCGTCTTCATGCTCAGGTTCAAGCTTAAAGTCCTCCTTTGGCGTTTCAGCAGCTCCTTCCATCGCTCCAGTCCAATCTTTGAGCATCATCGTCACAAGACGCGCTGAACGTCCAAGCTGTTCAGACAGCACCCGTTCAATCACTTCGCGATTAGCCTGCTTCTCCGTAGTTTCACGGTGGATGTTGTTCTTAAACGCCACCAGAACATTGTCTTCCAGCACCGATACAGGTTCACCATCCATAAACCAGGCGTGAACGGTTACTTTCTCTTCTTTGACGCGCTGCAGGATCTGCCCCCACTTCTTGCTAACCTCCGTAAACTCAGGAGATCCCTTACGTGCAACATACTGATCAAGCTGTGCAGGTAACTTCGCTGGCGAATTGCCTCTCGACACCGGAGCTCGTGTTGCCGGGCGTGAAGGAGCACTTGATGCAGCCTCTCCCCCAGACAAACCGCTCTTAAGCGCACGATCCAGCTTTTTCTCCAGTTCAGCAAGCTGTTGCTTCAGTCGGTTGATCTCCCCGCCATCCACTGGCGCGGATACAGCAGGAGCAGCGCCGGCCGAATCCGCCATCTGACCCGATGACGCCCCTTGAGCAGGAATACTGCACAGTTTAAGGAGAGCTACTTCAAACAGCGTCTGCGGCTGTACTGCATATTTCATCTCACTCTGGTACCGGTTAAGTGTATCAATCATCTGGAACAGCTGTTCCTTGGTGAATGATTCCGCCATATCACGGAACGACTCGGGGTTAAGTACCCGATCCGTCAGTTTATCGGCATCCGGCACCATCTTAATCATAAGCAAATCACGGAAATAATAAAGCAAATTTTCCATGCACTTGTCCGCACTCTTACCTTCATGCATGAACCCTTCGATCATCTGCAAAATATGACCTACATCGCCCTTGAGCAGAGAAGCAGCCAACTTTGCAAACTGTTCGGAAGGAATGCCTCCGGTCATATCCATAACCTGCTGATAGGTCACCCTTCCATCTGTAAAGGAAGAGATCTGATCCAGGACACTGAGTGCGTCCCTCATTCCCCCGTCAGACAGACGGGCAATATACTGGAGTGCGTCCTGATCGGCTTCCATGCCTTCCTGTTCACAGATCAGCGTAAGTCGTGCTGTCTGTTCTTCCAGAGACACTCTGCGAAAATCAAATCGCTGACAGCGAGAAATAATTGTTGCCGGAAGACGATGGGGTTCTGTCGTTGCCAAAATAAACATCACATGTGGCGGAGGCTCTTCCAATGTTTTGAGCAGCGCATTGAATGCCTCTGTCGTCAGCATGTGCACTTCGTCAATAATATACACTTTCTGCCGGACTTCAGTCGGGGCGTATTTCACCTTTTCCCGAAGATCGCGGATTTCTTCAACGCCACGGTTGGATGCGGCATCAATTTCCTGCACATCCATCACAGCGCCAGTCGTAATCCTGCGGCAAGCTTCACACTCGTTACAAGGCTCAGGCGCAGGCCCGCGTTCGCAGTTTACAGCTTTGGCCAAAATCTTGGCGGCACTCGTCTTCCCTGTTCCTCTGGGCCCGCTAAACAAGTAGGCATGGGAAGTCCGCTGTTCACGAATCGCGTTCTGCAAGGTCTGAATAATATGCTGTTGTCCCACCATATCTTGAAACGACTGGGGACGCCAAGCCCGGTATAACGCGATATGCTCCATGATGCGTTACCTTCCTTCCACTTCGCATTCGAGTCCTTTGTCGTTCCCCCATTATACTATATTCCGGGGTGAATCCAAACTTTATCTGACTCATCATACGTGGTTTTTTTAGACATATCAAAAAGACCTCTGCATACATACAACTGCAAAGGTCTCTACATTTAAATGGTAAGCCGTGCACCTGCTATCGATATTTGCGATCCAAGCGGCACCCCTTAACAACAGCTCGGGCTAGGCGACCCTCCGGCACAAGAGTGATCTCACTTATGGCTGCTTCCTTCCGGACCTGACCAGGTTCATGAGTACTCATTGCGGAGGACCCAACCGTCAACACCACGTTAAGGGACCAAACCTCACATCGACAAAACCTCTAGCAGGAATTCAACCTCGCTGTAGCGGATTGCGAGTTACAGGGCACCGCTACCTCCCCATCTAGCACGGTAAGAAATAGTATAACTTAAGGTTGTCTAAATTGCAACCGGAGCGAAAAGGGCAGCAATACAATCACATAAAAAAATATAAAAACCCCTGCCGGAACGGCAGAGGTGATTTGGATGTAATAGACAGACAATCCCCAGGGAATTGCTGAATTAGATTCCGTATTTTTTCTTGAAACGATCAACACGGCCGCCAGCATCGATAAACTTCTGTTTACCGGTGAAGAACGGGTGGCACGCGGAGCAAATCTCTACACGAAGTCCGTCTTTAACCGAACCAGTCTCAAAAGTATTCCCGCAAGCGCAAGATACTTGACCAATCGTGTATTTAGGATGAATTGCTGCTTTCATTACCTTTCACCTCTTTCCGCCCTGAGCCTCAAGCGGACCCAGAATAAATGGCACAACATCGAAGATTATAACACGGCCTAATGCCGGTTGCAATCCATTATTGTCAAGAGGTGATCAGACGTTTAGGACGTGCCATTCCAGCTGGGGGAACATGCGTGTAAGAGCCGATAACGACATCAGGCAGCTCTTCCTCAAAGATCTCAATCATTTGCTTCATACCCAAAATATCACCTTGAGCCGGAGGAATCAATTCCAGATAGCTCTCCGGGTCAATATTAAGATTACGCATTTGAATAAGACGCAACTCGGTTCTGCGAGCAAACTCAATCATCGCTTCAATCTCTTCCTCACGATCTGTTACTCCCGGGAAGATCAAATAGTTGATCGACGTATATACGCCCTGGGAAGCGGCGTATTTCATCGATTTTTCTACATTGGCCAGTGTATATCCGCGAGGTTTGTAGTATGCATTGTAGTGGTCATCCAGAGCGCTGATTGTACTTACACGCATGAGGTCAAGCCCTGCATCAACAATACCTCTCATGTGATCATTCAAACCGGCATTGGTGTTAATGTTGATATATCCCATGTCGGTAATGGAACGCACTTCACGGATAGCCTCAATAATCAATTTGGCCTGTGTGGAAGGCTCCCCTTCACAACCTTGACCAAAGCTGATAATCGATTCCGGCGTCTTCAAGTGCTCCAGCATTACTTCAACGATTTCGTCTACACGCGGACGGAAATTCATCCGGGTCTGCGGAGAAACGAAGCCACTATCATCCGGTTGCTCGGAAATACATCCGAAACAGCCTGCGTTGCAGGAATAGGATACTGGAACTCCGCCTTCCCAACGATTCAGGAAGGTGTTGGACGAAGTCAGACATTCATACCCGAGCGCACAATTGGACAGATGGGTATAGAGACGGTTTTCAGGATATTGCTTCGTTAAGCGTTTAACACCCGCACGTACGTCATCCCGATCACAGTTCAGCGGATTCCATTGATCTGGATGATCCGACATCCGGGCAGTGACGTAAAACTGACCATCTTTCCACACAACAGCCGAGTAACCGAACAAAGGCAGTTTGTACTCTTTATCCGTCTTTACATACCCCGGCAGACACAACCGAGTGAACCCTTGCGGAAGCAAAGCCCCAACCGCCTGTGTATCGCTAGGCATTGGAAGCATTTCGCCAGTATCCGGGTCCATACCAATCGGG
Above is a window of Paenibacillus sp. E222 DNA encoding:
- a CDS encoding pro-sigmaK processing inhibitor BofA family protein → MKSLILGSVLVMSLLGLIIILFRKRIVLSFFTSFGIHLVLAAVGIYVVNYSGWITGAYIPLNPATIGTVSILGLPGVGLLLGLKISLFG
- a CDS encoding DUF2508 family protein encodes the protein MLKEMEEEQIYSDIQKAKAEWERAVRQFEEAQGQDEIDYAIYVLEAAERKYQIHLKRAKRVGINKAVIGDRGMGM
- the recR gene encoding recombination mediator RecR, encoding MYYPEPIAKLIDAFTRLPGVGPKTAARLAFHVLNMKEDDVIDFAKALVSVKRNLHYCSVCCNITDTDPCRICQDKSRDVSVICVVQDSKDLVAMERTKEFDGYYHVLQGAISPMEGIGPDDIRLKELLTRLSDERVKELILATNPNIEGEATAMYISRLVRPFEISVTRIAHGLPVGGDLEYADEVTLSKALEGRREMR
- a CDS encoding YbaB/EbfC family nucleoid-associated protein, with protein sequence MNNMNQMMKQVKKMQEQMLKAQEELADKTVQGTSGGGVVTAEVNGHKKLLAITIKPEAVDPEDVEMLQDLVMTAVNDAMTKADEIANQDMGKFTGGMKIPGLF
- the dnaX gene encoding DNA polymerase III subunit gamma/tau — its product is MEHIALYRAWRPQSFQDMVGQQHIIQTLQNAIREQRTSHAYLFSGPRGTGKTSAAKILAKAVNCERGPAPEPCNECEACRRITTGAVMDVQEIDAASNRGVEEIRDLREKVKYAPTEVRQKVYIIDEVHMLTTEAFNALLKTLEEPPPHVMFILATTEPHRLPATIISRCQRFDFRRVSLEEQTARLTLICEQEGMEADQDALQYIARLSDGGMRDALSVLDQISSFTDGRVTYQQVMDMTGGIPSEQFAKLAASLLKGDVGHILQMIEGFMHEGKSADKCMENLLYYFRDLLMIKMVPDADKLTDRVLNPESFRDMAESFTKEQLFQMIDTLNRYQSEMKYAVQPQTLFEVALLKLCSIPAQGASSGQMADSAGAAPAVSAPVDGGEINRLKQQLAELEKKLDRALKSGLSGGEAASSAPSRPATRAPVSRGNSPAKLPAQLDQYVARKGSPEFTEVSKKWGQILQRVKEEKVTVHAWFMDGEPVSVLEDNVLVAFKNNIHRETTEKQANREVIERVLSEQLGRSARLVTMMLKDWTGAMEGAAETPKEDFKLEPEHEDGGSGNKQPWIDEAIQLFGEDLVVIKE
- the rpmE gene encoding 50S ribosomal protein L31; translated protein: MKAAIHPKYTIGQVSCACGNTFETGSVKDGLRVEICSACHPFFTGKQKFIDAGGRVDRFKKKYGI
- a CDS encoding radical SAM protein → MYLVYADEKGNVFDHPSLYGLARSGDMIVEIMEDELIPLPEGATLVGLPSTRPIGMDPDTGEMLPMPSDTQAVGALLPQGFTRLCLPGYVKTDKEYKLPLFGYSAVVWKDGQFYVTARMSDHPDQWNPLNCDRDDVRAGVKRLTKQYPENRLYTHLSNCALGYECLTSSNTFLNRWEGGVPVSYSCNAGCFGCISEQPDDSGFVSPQTRMNFRPRVDEIVEVMLEHLKTPESIISFGQGCEGEPSTQAKLIIEAIREVRSITDMGYININTNAGLNDHMRGIVDAGLDLMRVSTISALDDHYNAYYKPRGYTLANVEKSMKYAASQGVYTSINYLIFPGVTDREEEIEAMIEFARRTELRLIQMRNLNIDPESYLELIPPAQGDILGMKQMIEIFEEELPDVVIGSYTHVPPAGMARPKRLITS